A single Candidatus Niyogibacteria bacterium DNA region contains:
- a CDS encoding PrgI family protein — MQYQVPQFTEVEDKIFGPLTFKQFVYILGAAASAFLFWRLLPKWLAVLLIVPISGFFLALAFLKINGQPLLKVLTSALNFSIGSRLYIWKKTEEKPLEKKEETLAEKEALALPKLTESKLKELAWSLDIHQKLKR, encoded by the coding sequence ATGCAATATCAAGTTCCCCAATTTACCGAGGTTGAAGATAAAATTTTCGGGCCCCTGACTTTCAAACAGTTCGTTTATATTCTGGGCGCCGCGGCTTCCGCTTTTCTTTTTTGGCGCCTTTTGCCTAAATGGCTGGCTGTTCTTTTAATCGTTCCGATCAGCGGATTTTTTCTGGCGCTGGCTTTTTTAAAAATCAACGGCCAGCCTCTGCTTAAAGTTTTAACCAGCGCTCTTAATTTTTCCATCGGCAGCCGGCTTTATATCTGGAAAAAAACCGAAGAAAAACCATTAGAAAAAAAAGAGGAGACGCTCGCCGAAAAAGAAGCGCTGGCTCTGCCCAAACTTACGGAAAGCAAATTAAAAGAGCTGGCGTGGAGTTTGGACATCCACCAAAAATTAAAACGTTAA
- a CDS encoding ATP-binding protein, giving the protein MALLDFFKSKKKEEKEEEILPVFPAEIYEAGALELKDVIAPSAFEISSNFIKIGNKIAKTIFVYSYPRYLSTEWFSPIINLDQIFNVSIFIHPINTETVLKQMQKKVAEVQSQISIREEKGLVRDPILDTALNDLENLRDKLQQAQEKLFSAGIYLTIYGDTLQEANQNEAEIRHILNAKLIQTKPALFQQQEGFDSVLPYVTDKLQINNRLNSEPLSSIFPFVSFDLTSDKGILYGINRHNNSLILFDRFSLENYNSVIFAKAGAGKSYTTKLEVLRSLMFGIDVMIIDPEREYEYLAETVDGRYINISLTSKNHINPFDLPIPREDESPSDVLRSHIINLVGLFRLMLGGLTPKEDSILDQAITETYAAHDITFGADFTKVTPPILSDLEMILASTEGGEGLAQRLKKYTSGSWAGFLNQPTNVDINKHLIVFSVRDMEEELKPVAMYLITHYIWNAVRLTLKKRLLIIDEAWWMMKTEDGASFLFGLAKRARKYYLGVCTITQDVGDFLNSPYGKAIITNSSMQLLLRQSPAAMDQLQETFNLTDEEKYLLLEADVGEGVFFAGLKHVAIKVLASYTEDQIITSDPAQMLAIKKAKEEYQQSQETG; this is encoded by the coding sequence ATGGCTTTACTTGATTTTTTCAAATCAAAAAAGAAAGAAGAAAAAGAGGAGGAAATCTTGCCGGTTTTCCCCGCGGAAATTTATGAAGCCGGCGCTTTGGAATTAAAAGACGTCATCGCGCCTTCCGCTTTTGAAATAAGCTCAAATTTCATAAAAATCGGCAATAAAATCGCTAAAACTATTTTTGTGTATTCTTATCCCCGTTATCTTTCCACGGAATGGTTTTCCCCGATCATTAACTTGGATCAAATTTTTAATGTTTCTATTTTTATCCATCCCATCAACACCGAAACAGTCCTGAAACAAATGCAGAAAAAAGTGGCGGAAGTCCAGTCGCAGATCAGCATCCGCGAAGAAAAAGGGCTGGTTCGCGATCCGATTTTAGATACCGCCTTAAACGATCTGGAAAATCTGCGCGACAAACTCCAGCAAGCCCAGGAAAAACTTTTCAGCGCGGGAATTTACCTTACTATTTACGGCGACACGCTTCAGGAAGCGAACCAAAATGAGGCGGAAATCCGCCATATTTTAAACGCCAAACTGATTCAAACCAAACCTGCTCTTTTTCAGCAACAAGAGGGATTTGACAGTGTTTTGCCGTACGTCACCGACAAACTCCAGATCAACAACCGCCTTAATTCCGAGCCTTTGTCTTCTATTTTTCCTTTTGTCTCTTTTGACCTCACCTCGGATAAAGGCATCCTTTACGGCATAAATCGCCACAATAACTCGCTGATCCTTTTTGATCGCTTCAGTTTGGAAAATTACAATTCGGTTATCTTTGCCAAAGCCGGCGCCGGAAAATCATACACCACCAAATTAGAAGTCCTCCGTTCTTTAATGTTCGGCATAGACGTGATGATTATTGACCCGGAAAGAGAGTATGAATATTTGGCGGAAACCGTGGACGGCCGCTATATCAACATTTCTTTAACTTCAAAAAATCATATTAATCCTTTTGATTTGCCGATTCCGCGGGAAGATGAATCGCCTTCCGATGTTTTGCGCTCTCATATCATTAATCTGGTCGGCCTTTTCCGCTTAATGCTGGGAGGATTGACGCCGAAAGAAGACTCTATTTTAGATCAAGCCATCACCGAAACCTACGCCGCCCATGACATTACTTTTGGAGCGGATTTTACCAAAGTTACGCCGCCTATTCTTTCCGATCTGGAAATGATTCTCGCTTCCACCGAAGGCGGGGAAGGATTGGCCCAGCGCCTGAAAAAATACACCAGCGGCAGTTGGGCGGGATTTTTAAACCAGCCCACTAACGTTGATATTAATAAACACTTGATTGTTTTTTCCGTCCGGGATATGGAGGAAGAATTAAAACCCGTGGCTATGTATCTGATCACCCATTATATCTGGAACGCGGTGCGGCTAACTTTAAAAAAACGGCTTTTAATCATTGATGAGGCTTGGTGGATGATGAAAACAGAGGATGGGGCTTCCTTCCTTTTCGGTTTGGCCAAACGGGCGAGAAAATATTATCTGGGAGTCTGCACCATCACTCAAGATGTCGGAGATTTTTTAAATTCTCCGTACGGCAAAGCGATTATCACTAATTCCTCAATGCAGCTTCTTTTGCGCCAATCTCCCGCGGCAATGGATCAACTGCAGGAAACATTCAACCTGACGGATGAAGAAAAATATCTTCTGTTGGAAGCGGACGTGGGCGAAGGCGTCTTTTTTGCCGGTTTAAAACACGTGGCGATAAAAGTGCTGGCTTCTTACACCGAAGATCAAATCATCACTTCTGATCCGGCCCAAATGCTGGCGATTAAAAAAGCGAAAGAAGAATATCAGCAATCCCAAGAAACGGGTTAA
- a CDS encoding membrane protein insertase YidC, protein MFSFIYTEFLSRPLFNALIFLISIMPGRDAGLAIIGLTVLIRSALFPLTHHSIKTQFKMKEIEPEIKELRARHPNKEEQAKKIMELYRQHGINPFSGFLVLFVQFPILIALYRLFWRGLNLTQGHLYSFIAFPEITRMKFLGLIDLGAASLFLAITAGLSQFIQAKLTQPPSFSSEKKSNESLKGDFSRAMKIQMIYVLPVFIGIFAYNFPAAVALYWTTTNIFTIIHEGIVRYKAKKIQYGQFAQTAPPPDHSG, encoded by the coding sequence ATGTTTTCTTTTATTTATACCGAATTTCTCTCCCGCCCTCTTTTTAACGCTTTAATTTTTTTAATCAGCATTATGCCCGGGCGCGATGCGGGTTTGGCGATTATCGGGCTGACAGTTTTAATCAGAAGCGCTCTTTTTCCTTTAACTCATCATTCAATTAAAACTCAATTTAAAATGAAAGAGATTGAGCCGGAAATAAAAGAATTGCGGGCCAGACATCCGAATAAAGAAGAGCAGGCTAAAAAAATAATGGAACTTTATCGCCAACACGGCATAAATCCTTTCTCCGGATTTTTAGTGTTATTTGTTCAATTTCCTATTTTAATCGCTCTTTATCGTCTTTTTTGGCGAGGTTTAAATTTAACGCAAGGCCATCTTTATTCTTTTATTGCTTTTCCTGAAATAACGCGGATGAAATTCTTGGGATTGATTGATTTGGGCGCGGCCAGCTTATTTTTAGCGATTACCGCCGGCTTATCCCAATTTATTCAGGCAAAATTAACGCAGCCGCCGTCTTTTTCTTCTGAAAAAAAATCAAACGAATCTTTAAAGGGAGATTTCAGCCGCGCGATGAAAATTCAGATGATTTACGTTCTGCCGGTTTTTATCGGAATTTTTGCTTATAATTTTCCGGCGGCCGTGGCTTTGTATTGGACAACAACGAATATTTTTACTATAATTCACGAAGGCATCGTAAGATATAAAGCAAAAAAAATACAATATGGACAATTTGCTCAAACCGCTCCGCCCCCAGACCATTCCGGTTAA
- the rnpA gene encoding ribonuclease P protein component, whose product MPQTERQGCFFSYLSDREEIFHRLFDGLSENQPRSQQVCLRDFKKGRQKAVARNKLRRRSYSIIRRYLPDLKEGGAIILVFKKGATELSYLELEKNILEIFKKAKLLK is encoded by the coding sequence ATCCCGCAAACTGAAAGGCAGGGATGTTTTTTTTCTTATTTATCGGACCGGGAAGAGATTTTTCACCGATTATTTGACGGTTTATCTGAAAATCAGCCGAGATCACAGCAAGTTTGCCTGCGTGATTTCAAAAAAGGCCGGCAAAAAGCCGTGGCGAGAAATAAATTAAGAAGACGTTCTTATTCCATTATCAGGCGTTATTTGCCTGATTTAAAAGAAGGCGGGGCAATAATTTTAGTTTTTAAAAAAGGAGCAACCGAACTTTCTTATCTTGAACTTGAAAAAAATATTTTAGAAATTTTTAAAAAAGCAAAATTATTAAAATAA
- the rpmH gene encoding 50S ribosomal protein L34, translated as MSITYQPKKRKRARTHGFLKRKKNTSGRKIIKKRRRKGRQRLAV; from the coding sequence ATGTCTATTACTTATCAGCCTAAAAAAAGAAAACGCGCTCGCACTCATGGTTTTTTAAAAAGAAAAAAAAATACCAGCGGCCGTAAAATTATTAAAAAAAGAAGAAGAAAGGGGCGTCAACGGCTGGCGGTTTAG
- the dnaA gene encoding chromosomal replication initiator protein DnaA, with product MTNEELWKAALNEIELEVSRANFITWFKNTQIAENKEGVITINVPNTFIKEWLEDKYQKLILKSLRNYHQEIRNISYNIVAHANPNLNMNYLLLKKQKSAPLPETQLEFKEFQNNNETGLNHRYTLDSFIVGSFNELAHAASVAVTKNIGTLYNPLFIYGGVGLGKTHLIQATGNEIKKNNPAAKIKYVTSEKFTSEVVDAIQKNEMPAFKTKYRGYDVLIIDDVQFFSRTVQGQEQLFHTFNTLYDSNKQIILSADRPPRSIGDIEERLRSRFEGGIMTDVSEPEYESRLAILKVKSSAKNHYLLDETLEYIASSVKHNIRELEGALTLVIAKEKLIGRPLNLDQVKEILNKNTQPKKLLTATQIIKTVANYYNIEEKNLFKKTRKKEIVKPRQVAMYLLREDFNGSYPYIGQKFGGRDHTTAIHSCEKIIEDLKKDERLIEEIKKIREILYTN from the coding sequence ATGACCAATGAAGAACTTTGGAAAGCGGCTTTAAATGAAATTGAACTGGAAGTTTCAAGAGCTAATTTTATTACCTGGTTTAAAAATACGCAGATTGCTGAAAATAAAGAAGGGGTTATCACCATTAACGTTCCCAATACTTTTATTAAAGAATGGCTGGAAGATAAATACCAAAAATTAATCTTAAAATCTTTACGCAATTATCATCAGGAAATTAGAAATATTTCTTACAATATTGTCGCGCACGCCAATCCTAATCTTAATATGAATTACTTGCTTCTTAAAAAACAGAAATCCGCTCCTCTGCCGGAAACCCAGCTGGAATTTAAAGAATTTCAAAATAATAATGAAACCGGCCTTAATCACCGTTACACTCTTGATTCTTTTATCGTGGGATCTTTTAATGAATTAGCGCACGCCGCTTCCGTGGCGGTCACAAAAAATATCGGCACTCTTTATAATCCTCTTTTTATTTATGGCGGCGTGGGACTTGGAAAAACCCATCTTATCCAGGCAACCGGAAATGAAATTAAAAAAAACAATCCCGCGGCTAAAATAAAATATGTGACTTCTGAAAAATTTACCAGTGAAGTGGTGGATGCCATCCAAAAAAACGAAATGCCGGCTTTTAAAACAAAATATCGGGGATATGATGTTTTAATCATTGACGACGTCCAATTTTTTTCCCGAACCGTTCAGGGGCAAGAACAGCTTTTTCACACTTTCAACACTCTTTATGACAGCAACAAGCAAATAATTTTATCCGCCGACCGTCCGCCGCGCTCAATCGGCGACATTGAAGAAAGATTAAGATCACGTTTTGAAGGCGGGATTATGACCGACGTTTCCGAACCGGAATATGAATCAAGGTTAGCAATTTTAAAAGTAAAAAGTTCCGCTAAAAATCACTATCTTTTAGATGAAACTTTGGAATATATTGCCTCCAGCGTTAAACATAATATCAGGGAATTGGAGGGAGCTTTAACTTTAGTGATCGCTAAAGAAAAATTAATAGGCCGTCCTTTGAATTTAGACCAAGTAAAAGAAATTTTAAATAAAAACACTCAGCCAAAAAAACTTTTAACCGCGACGCAAATTATTAAAACCGTGGCTAATTATTATAATATTGAAGAAAAAAATTTATTTAAAAAAACCAGAAAAAAAGAAATAGTCAAACCCCGCCAAGTGGCGATGTATCTTTTACGCGAAGATTTTAACGGCTCTTATCCTTATATCGGCCAAAAATTCGGCGGGCGCGACCACACCACCGCCATTCATTCTTGCGAAAAAATTATTGAAGATTTAAAAAAAGATGAGCGTTTAATAGAAGAAATAAAAAAAATAAGAGAAATCCTTTACACTAATTAA
- the dnaN gene encoding DNA polymerase III subunit beta, giving the protein MKITCFKNHLKEKLFFAEKNAAKISNIPVLSGVYLETDKNSLKIISTNLETGFEAVIPAKIHQEGKIIIPAKIITQLINTLSDEKITLESIGQNINLSTEKISSLIKGYPLEDFPSLPKIKKSYIFTISSQELNQGLKLVCNAASNSGLKPEIASILFYIQNKNPLKLVATDSFRLAEKTLNCAVKNAESFILPIKSAVEIIKLLENKEEDIQISFNLNQINFSGKDFNFISRLIEGVFPSYESIIPKKFCTEVLIKKDQLIDAFRSASIFSSYLNEITLNIVPEDNLMEIRTKSGEIGEHTSQLNVKITGEKISLNFNYYYLLDGLQNINHSEVLLRFSGENHPLLIQFPGDSSYFYLVMPMKNT; this is encoded by the coding sequence ATGAAAATTACTTGTTTTAAAAATCATCTGAAAGAAAAATTATTTTTTGCGGAAAAAAATGCCGCTAAAATTTCCAATATACCGGTTTTAAGCGGTGTTTATTTAGAAACTGATAAAAATAGTTTAAAAATAATTTCCACTAATTTAGAAACCGGTTTTGAAGCGGTGATTCCCGCTAAAATTCATCAAGAAGGTAAAATAATAATTCCGGCTAAGATAATAACACAATTAATTAATACTTTATCTGATGAAAAAATAACTTTAGAATCAATCGGACAAAATATTAATCTCTCAACTGAAAAAATTTCCAGTTTAATAAAAGGATATCCTCTTGAAGATTTTCCTAGTTTGCCTAAAATAAAAAAATCTTATATTTTTACCATTTCTTCCCAAGAATTAAATCAAGGATTAAAATTAGTTTGCAATGCCGCTTCTAATTCTGGTTTAAAACCAGAAATCGCCAGTATTCTTTTTTATATTCAAAATAAAAATCCTTTAAAATTAGTGGCCACTGATTCTTTTCGTTTAGCGGAAAAAACTTTAAACTGCGCGGTAAAAAACGCGGAATCTTTTATTTTACCGATAAAAAGCGCGGTTGAAATTATTAAATTATTAGAAAATAAAGAAGAAGATATTCAAATTTCTTTTAATCTGAATCAAATAAATTTTTCCGGAAAAGATTTTAATTTTATTTCCCGTTTAATTGAAGGTGTTTTTCCGAGTTATGAATCAATTATTCCAAAAAAATTCTGCACCGAGGTGTTGATAAAAAAAGACCAGTTAATTGACGCTTTTCGTTCCGCCAGTATTTTTTCCAGTTATTTAAATGAAATAACTTTAAATATCGTTCCGGAGGATAATTTAATGGAAATCAGAACTAAATCCGGAGAAATAGGGGAGCACACCTCGCAATTAAACGTTAAAATAACCGGCGAAAAAATCAGTTTAAATTTTAATTATTATTATCTTTTAGACGGTCTTCAGAATATCAATCATTCCGAGGTTTTACTTAGGTTTAGCGGTGAAAATCATCCGCTTTTAATTCAATTTCCCGGCGACTCTTCTTATTTTTATCTGGTGATGCCGATGAAAAATACTTAA
- a CDS encoding PBP1A family penicillin-binding protein, whose translation MKFLAKKIFLSGLIIGAASAGFLGVLALSVKIPDFNALLERKIVQSTKIYDQSGKTLLYDVHQDIKRTLIPFSKIPRHIKNATVAIEDDNFYYHWGIDFFSIGRAFIANFTAGKITQGGSTITQQLVKNSFLTPERTLTRKLKELILTLKIEKQYSKEKILELYLNEIPYGLSSYGIEAAAQTFFAKNAEDLDLAQAAYLAALPKAPSYYSPYGYHQDELEKRKNLVLERMAILGFISQEEKEAGQKEKVEFLNKNEDETMRAPHFTIMVKKYLEEKYGEEMVSSGGLKVDTTLNWDFQKKAEKIVKQYAEENKNKFNAFNAALAAIDPKTGAVLAIVGSKDYFAEPEPKGCSPGVNCFFEGNFNAALARRQPGSAFKPFAYATAFKKGYTPETALFDLPTEFNPDCDPDVKIQEKITAEILAKNPDYEDKCYHPINYDNIFRGTVTMREALAQSINLPSVKTLYLAGLTDTIKTAREMGITTLTDPQRYGLTLVLGGGEVKLLEMVGAYAVFANDGVKTSPYFIKKVESADGKILEEHQPEEKRILDEQVARLINDVLSDNKARTPAFGENSWLYFPDRPVAAKTGTTNDYRDAWIIGYAPNFALGAWVGNNNNSAMEKKVAGFIVAPMWNAFMKEVLKELPKEEFKKAKENSATKPVLKGRWQGGEIYFIDKISKKLATNFTPPETIEEKILTQIHSILYWLDKNNPLGSESVNPENDPQFKLWEFPIRKWAAAQNISEETNESLPKEFDDVHKPEYQPKINLIFPKKNELVSRNNFYVKTEIQSYFKIIQVDFFLDGIFLGSKKMPPYELSYDFTARNYFSEKANLIIKAYDEAGNKKILEYPFVFEK comes from the coding sequence ATGAAGTTTCTGGCAAAAAAAATCTTTCTGTCCGGCCTGATCATCGGCGCCGCTTCCGCCGGTTTTTTAGGCGTTTTGGCTTTAAGCGTTAAAATTCCGGATTTTAACGCTCTTTTGGAAAGAAAAATCGTGCAGTCCACGAAAATTTACGATCAAAGCGGTAAAACGCTTTTATATGACGTTCATCAGGACATAAAAAGAACATTGATTCCTTTTTCCAAAATTCCCCGCCATATTAAAAATGCCACCGTGGCCATTGAAGACGATAATTTTTACTATCATTGGGGAATTGATTTTTTCTCCATTGGCCGGGCTTTTATCGCCAACTTTACGGCGGGTAAAATTACTCAAGGCGGCTCAACCATCACCCAGCAATTGGTAAAAAACAGTTTTTTAACGCCGGAGCGCACTTTAACCCGTAAATTAAAAGAACTTATTTTAACGCTTAAGATAGAAAAACAATATTCCAAAGAAAAAATTCTTGAACTTTATTTAAATGAAATTCCTTACGGCTTAAGCAGTTATGGAATAGAAGCCGCGGCCCAAACTTTTTTTGCCAAAAACGCCGAAGATCTTGATTTAGCTCAAGCCGCTTACCTCGCGGCTTTGCCTAAAGCGCCCAGTTATTATTCGCCTTACGGCTATCATCAGGACGAATTGGAAAAAAGGAAAAATCTCGTTTTGGAAAGAATGGCGATCCTTGGTTTCATCAGCCAGGAAGAAAAAGAAGCCGGCCAAAAAGAAAAAGTTGAATTTTTAAACAAAAACGAAGATGAAACCATGAGAGCGCCGCATTTTACGATAATGGTAAAAAAATATCTGGAAGAAAAATATGGAGAAGAAATGGTTTCCAGCGGCGGATTGAAAGTTGACACTACCCTTAACTGGGATTTTCAGAAAAAAGCCGAAAAAATCGTAAAACAATACGCTGAAGAAAATAAAAATAAATTCAACGCTTTTAACGCCGCGCTGGCCGCTATTGATCCTAAAACCGGCGCGGTTTTGGCAATAGTCGGATCAAAAGATTATTTTGCGGAGCCGGAACCGAAAGGATGTTCTCCCGGCGTTAACTGTTTTTTTGAAGGAAATTTTAACGCCGCTCTTGCCCGGCGCCAGCCCGGCTCGGCTTTCAAGCCCTTTGCTTACGCCACGGCATTTAAAAAAGGATATACTCCTGAAACGGCGCTTTTTGACCTGCCGACGGAATTTAATCCCGACTGCGATCCTGATGTAAAAATCCAGGAAAAAATAACCGCCGAAATTTTAGCTAAAAATCCGGACTACGAAGACAAATGCTATCATCCGATAAATTATGACAATATTTTTCGGGGGACGGTCACAATGAGAGAAGCGTTGGCTCAATCCATTAATTTGCCGTCGGTAAAAACTTTATATCTGGCCGGTTTAACGGATACCATAAAAACCGCGCGGGAAATGGGCATCACCACCCTGACCGATCCTCAAAGATACGGCTTAACGTTGGTTTTGGGCGGCGGCGAAGTTAAACTTTTGGAAATGGTCGGCGCTTACGCTGTTTTTGCGAATGACGGCGTAAAAACTTCTCCTTATTTCATAAAAAAAGTGGAAAGCGCCGATGGAAAAATTTTAGAAGAACATCAGCCGGAAGAAAAAAGAATTTTGGATGAACAAGTCGCCCGCCTGATCAACGACGTGCTTTCGGACAATAAAGCGCGCACTCCCGCTTTCGGAGAAAACTCCTGGCTTTATTTTCCCGACCGGCCGGTGGCGGCTAAAACCGGCACCACCAACGATTATCGCGACGCGTGGATTATCGGCTACGCGCCGAATTTCGCGCTGGGCGCATGGGTGGGAAACAACAATAACTCCGCGATGGAAAAAAAAGTGGCGGGCTTTATCGTGGCGCCGATGTGGAACGCGTTTATGAAAGAAGTTTTAAAAGAACTGCCTAAAGAAGAATTTAAAAAAGCAAAAGAAAATTCCGCAACCAAACCGGTTCTTAAAGGCCGGTGGCAAGGAGGAGAAATTTATTTTATTGATAAAATTTCAAAAAAATTAGCCACTAATTTTACGCCGCCGGAAACGATTGAAGAAAAAATTCTGACTCAAATCCATTCAATTCTTTATTGGTTGGATAAAAACAACCCCCTCGGTTCCGAATCCGTTAATCCTGAAAATGATCCGCAATTTAAACTATGGGAATTTCCCATCAGAAAATGGGCGGCTGCTCAAAATATTTCAGAAGAAACAAACGAAAGTCTGCCTAAAGAATTTGACGATGTTCACAAACCGGAATATCAGCCAAAAATTAATCTTATTTTTCCGAAAAAAAATGAATTAGTTTCACGGAATAATTTTTACGTTAAAACGGAAATCCAAAGTTATTTTAAAATTATTCAGGTTGATTTCTTTTTAGACGGCATTTTTTTAGGCTCTAAAAAAATGCCGCCTTATGAATTATCTTATGATTTTACAGCCAGAAATTATTTTTCCGAAAAAGCCAATCTGATCATTAAAGCTTATGATGAAGCGGGCAATAAGAAAATTCTGGAATATCCTTTTGTTTTTGAAAAATAA
- a CDS encoding tyrosine--tRNA ligase translates to MISDKNLKEVLTRGVKKIIKKESLEKKLASGKILRIKHGVDPTTADLHLGYAVIYRKLKQFQDLGHKIIFLIGDFTGRFGDPTEQAAGPRPMRDKKEVKELAKNYLKQAGKILDLKKLEVRHNSEWYDRMSAEELLRLMSRFTAARMMERDMFQERIKKGLDIGLHEPVYPALQGYDSVMLKSDLAVIGSDQEFNEFQGRKAQEKFGQEPQDLLIMPLLTGLDGQRKMSQSLGNYIGLVENPDSQYGKIMSLPDNLTEEYVILLTDLDYGEIKKLHPRDAKMRLAREILKNCHGEKAAAEAEKNFKKVFQKGGWPEKMPEVFIKFPVKLSKILLARKIILSNAEFRRLVKSQGIEVDQKIISDVNLIIDKPTAVRIGKFRFLKISSVK, encoded by the coding sequence ATGATAAGCGATAAAAATCTTAAAGAAGTTTTAACCCGCGGCGTGAAGAAAATTATAAAAAAAGAAAGTCTGGAAAAAAAATTAGCCTCGGGAAAAATTTTAAGAATCAAGCACGGCGTTGATCCCACGACCGCGGATTTGCATTTAGGCTACGCGGTGATTTACCGCAAATTAAAACAGTTCCAGGATTTAGGGCATAAGATAATTTTTTTAATCGGCGATTTTACCGGCCGTTTCGGCGACCCTACGGAGCAGGCCGCCGGGCCGCGGCCGATGCGCGATAAAAAAGAAGTTAAAGAATTGGCTAAAAATTATTTAAAACAAGCGGGAAAAATTCTTGATTTAAAAAAACTTGAAGTAAGACACAACAGCGAATGGTATGACCGAATGAGCGCGGAAGAGCTTCTTCGTCTAATGTCCCGTTTTACCGCGGCCCGGATGATGGAACGGGATATGTTTCAGGAAAGGATAAAAAAGGGGCTGGATATCGGCCTGCACGAGCCGGTCTACCCCGCGCTTCAAGGATATGATTCGGTAATGCTGAAATCGGATTTGGCCGTCATCGGCAGCGATCAGGAGTTTAATGAATTTCAAGGCCGGAAAGCGCAAGAAAAATTCGGCCAAGAACCGCAGGATCTTTTAATTATGCCGCTTTTAACCGGTTTGGACGGCCAAAGAAAAATGAGCCAGAGTTTGGGAAATTATATCGGCTTGGTTGAGAATCCTGATTCGCAATACGGAAAAATTATGTCTTTGCCGGATAATTTAACGGAAGAATACGTTATTTTACTGACTGATTTGGATTACGGAGAAATAAAAAAACTTCATCCTCGCGACGCGAAAATGCGGTTGGCGCGCGAAATCTTAAAAAATTGCCATGGGGAAAAGGCCGCCGCTGAAGCGGAAAAAAATTTTAAAAAAGTTTTTCAAAAAGGCGGTTGGCCGGAAAAAATGCCGGAAGTTTTCATAAAATTTCCCGTAAAATTGTCAAAGATTTTGCTTGCCCGAAAAATAATTCTTTCCAACGCCGAATTCAGGAGATTAGTGAAATCCCAGGGAATTGAAGTTGACCAAAAAATAATTTCTGACGTTAATTTGATAATTGATAAGCCAACGGCGGTCAGAATAGGCAAGTTTAGATTTTTAAAGATAAGCTCCGTTAAATAG
- the ruvC gene encoding crossover junction endodeoxyribonuclease RuvC: MKTSNGINKILGIDPGFGRMGWAVVSRKKNDYLAEEMGCFETTSKTPHPERIRRIGEGIEKIISKHRPEAMAIEKLFFTTNQKTALQVAEARGIAIYLASIAKMPVLEYTPLEIKVAVCGYGKADKKQIQNMIKILLKLKAAPEHDDATDALATALTAFSYQKPY, from the coding sequence ATGAAAACTTCTAACGGGATAAATAAAATTCTCGGGATTGATCCGGGTTTCGGACGAATGGGCTGGGCTGTTGTCAGCCGAAAAAAAAATGATTATTTAGCGGAGGAAATGGGCTGTTTTGAAACAACAAGCAAAACACCCCATCCGGAACGAATCCGCCGGATCGGCGAAGGAATTGAAAAAATAATCAGCAAACACCGCCCGGAAGCGATGGCGATTGAAAAACTTTTTTTTACCACCAATCAGAAAACTGCTCTCCAAGTAGCGGAAGCCAGAGGAATTGCTATTTATCTGGCCAGCATCGCCAAAATGCCGGTTTTAGAATATACGCCGCTGGAAATTAAAGTCGCGGTCTGCGGCTACGGCAAGGCGGATAAAAAACAAATCCAGAATATGATTAAAATTCTTTTAAAATTAAAAGCGGCGCCTGAACACGATGATGCGACAGACGCTTTAGCCACGGCGCTTACAGCTTTCAGCTATCAAAAACCATATTGA